A stretch of the Chloroflexia bacterium SDU3-3 genome encodes the following:
- a CDS encoding lipoate--protein ligase family protein encodes MSTPNRDAAWRSYPWQLIHGAALQPAWHMALDEVLLEEVAAGRRPPTLRIWEWASNAVVIGRFQSVRNEVDLDGAARHDVHVVRRISGGGAMFIEPGNTITYSIYAPQALVAGMPTVDSYAFLDQWVIDAFAEVGVKAWYQPINDITSAGGKIGGAAQKRHPGAVLHHVTMAYDIDSAKMLEVLRIGREKLSDKGTASAAKRVDPVRSQTGLPREAIIAQLVATFRAKYGLADSSLTPAEQAEAERRVREKFDTDAWRFIVP; translated from the coding sequence CCCGTGGCAGCTCATCCACGGCGCGGCGCTCCAGCCCGCCTGGCACATGGCCCTCGACGAGGTGCTGCTGGAGGAGGTGGCCGCAGGCCGCAGGCCGCCCACGCTGCGCATCTGGGAGTGGGCCAGCAACGCGGTGGTGATCGGGCGCTTCCAGTCGGTGCGCAACGAGGTGGACCTGGATGGCGCGGCCCGCCACGATGTCCACGTGGTGCGCCGCATCAGCGGCGGCGGCGCGATGTTCATCGAGCCGGGCAACACCATCACCTACTCGATCTACGCGCCCCAGGCGCTGGTGGCGGGCATGCCCACCGTCGACTCCTACGCCTTCCTCGACCAGTGGGTGATCGACGCCTTCGCCGAGGTGGGCGTGAAGGCCTGGTACCAGCCGATCAACGACATCACCTCGGCGGGCGGCAAGATCGGCGGCGCGGCCCAGAAGCGCCACCCCGGCGCGGTGCTGCACCACGTGACCATGGCCTACGACATCGACAGCGCCAAGATGCTGGAGGTGCTGCGCATCGGGCGCGAGAAGCTGAGCGACAAGGGCACCGCCAGCGCCGCCAAGCGCGTCGACCCCGTGCGCAGCCAGACCGGCCTGCCCCGCGAGGCGATCATCGCCCAGCTCGTCGCCACCTTCCGCGCCAAGTACGGCCTCGCCGACTCCAGCCTCACCCCCGCCGAGCAGGCCGAGGCCGAGCGCCGCGTCCGCGAGAAGTTCGACACCGACGCCTGGCGCTTCATCGTCCCCTAG
- a CDS encoding AAA family ATPase, whose protein sequence is MTKPEIYHVTDVFTPTRPARATFVERDVINDKLVSALQTPGKQIVVYGHSGSGKTTLLVNKLHQLYENHITTRCISDMTFDQMIINAFDQLNTFFETEQVKSKSAQISSSIQAEYFVIRSQIGSQIDEQTQTKQQRILPPQLTPQTLAKLLGKSKCCWVLEDFHKINSIQKKNLSQVMKLFMDMSDEYPTLKIIAIGAVDTARQVIEYDPEMRNRVSEIYVPLMSEYEIRQIITKGEDLLNFLVDDQVKSGITNYSNGVASVCHQLLLNICFAADIMETKIHDKQIITHQELAQALEMYLENASDTLKSAFEKAFRKTKAGRFDNNRLILRALAKSGQDGATHGELLTIIRKDQADYPSGNLTIYLNKLQSSERGSLIRYNTASGKYSFNDPIYRAFAMSLFAKEKHPTSNIEINILNIINSLTPSKPSKTLIDFLQLAIDFQNKKNT, encoded by the coding sequence ATGACCAAACCAGAAATATATCACGTAACCGATGTTTTTACACCAACACGTCCTGCACGTGCAACATTTGTTGAGCGTGATGTAATTAATGACAAACTAGTTAGCGCACTTCAAACCCCAGGCAAGCAAATCGTTGTATATGGTCATTCTGGATCAGGCAAGACTACTCTACTTGTCAATAAATTACATCAACTTTACGAGAATCATATAACTACTAGGTGTATTTCCGATATGACATTTGATCAGATGATAATAAATGCATTTGATCAACTTAATACATTTTTTGAAACCGAGCAAGTTAAATCCAAATCCGCACAAATATCTTCTTCAATCCAAGCCGAGTACTTTGTGATAAGATCACAAATTGGATCACAAATAGATGAACAAACTCAAACAAAGCAGCAACGAATCTTACCTCCTCAACTTACGCCACAGACACTTGCCAAACTCCTAGGAAAATCTAAGTGTTGTTGGGTATTAGAAGACTTTCATAAGATTAATTCTATTCAAAAGAAAAATCTTTCCCAGGTTATGAAGTTATTTATGGATATGTCCGATGAATATCCTACACTTAAGATCATAGCTATTGGTGCAGTAGATACTGCAAGACAAGTTATAGAATATGATCCAGAAATGAGAAATCGTGTTTCTGAAATATATGTTCCGCTTATGAGCGAATATGAAATTAGACAAATTATAACCAAAGGCGAAGATTTACTAAATTTTCTCGTCGACGATCAAGTTAAATCCGGAATCACTAACTACTCTAATGGAGTCGCTTCTGTCTGTCACCAACTTCTTCTTAATATATGTTTTGCAGCAGATATTATGGAAACAAAAATCCATGATAAACAAATTATAACCCATCAAGAATTAGCACAAGCACTTGAAATGTATTTAGAAAACGCCTCAGATACTCTTAAAAGTGCTTTTGAAAAAGCATTTCGAAAAACAAAAGCTGGGCGTTTTGATAACAATAGGCTTATTTTACGTGCTCTGGCAAAGTCTGGACAAGATGGTGCTACCCATGGAGAACTTTTAACAATTATCAGAAAGGATCAGGCAGACTACCCGTCTGGTAATCTAACTATATACCTTAATAAGCTTCAGTCATCAGAGCGAGGGTCATTGATTAGATACAATACAGCTTCAGGAAAATATTCGTTCAATGACCCTATATATAGAGCTTTTGCAATGTCGCTCTTTGCAAAAGAAAAACATCCAACCAGTAACATCGAAATAAATATACTCAATATAATAAATTCACTCACCCCGTCTAAACCCAGCAAGACGCTTATCGATTTTCTACAACTTGCTA